The sequence below is a genomic window from Bos javanicus breed banteng chromosome 21, ARS-OSU_banteng_1.0, whole genome shotgun sequence.
TTCTGATCTCACTTTGTGTCTGAGCTCAGGCCTCTCTTCCTTGGCATCTCACCATTTCATTGCAGCAGAGCCAAGGAACACAGCCGATGGAGGTGTGGTTGTGGTAGGTAGGCTGTTCAGAGGGTGAGGGATGAAGGAAAACTCCCTTGTGAGTTGGAACCTTGCCCAGGGTGTGGCCCTTGGGGGTGATAGCTGAGAATAAGGGTGGGCTCTGCAATGGTCTGGGAAATGTTATTTTGTTCTCAAAGCACATATCTATTCAAGTTTCCCTCTTAGCACACTCCAGAGAGCTCTAGaaagcagggaggagagagaaggtccGAGGTGGGAGAAAATAAGAACTATGAAGTTGCAGAAAGGGAGTGTCTCCCCTTTGTGATGCTCGGAACTCAGCCTGGTTTGTGTTGTACGTCTCTGCAGATGGCCTCCTCTATCCAAATGGGGCTGTTGCCATGTTACTGCTTTGCATCCCCGGATCTGAGCAAAGATTCCTCCCCATCTTtagtcccacccccacccccaccccccactggtGACTCAGCTCCTCCTCTCCTCTGAAGGCAGTTTACAGGGGGATGGGGATACTGAGAGCAGAGACTATTTTGGCTTCTCTGACCTTCAAAAGCAGCTCTTGGCAGCCAGGGGCAAGGGTGGAGCCGGTGCTGGGGAAAAGTGAGTGGATGTCACTGGGAGGAAGCAGTAGGAATTACCCAGGACTGGGGAGGGTTGAtgggagggaagagggcagggaaGGACCCTGTAGGAACTTGAGCATCACCGGTTGGAACTCAGTGCTAGAGCTCCCTGGGTCCTCTCTTTGAGTCCTAGAGTACGTGTCACCAAATCTGAGACAGAAGAGGCTAAGGGAAACAGGACCAATATTAAAAGGATTAAGACCCTATAAAATGAAGACAGCAGAGAGACAGCAAAGTACAGAGACAAGAACAGGGACCCAACACTCTACAAAGTCATTTTAAGATCTTTTTAGTCCAAAGAATACTTTATGTGACATTTAATAATTGGTCTATAGAAAGAAACTCTTACAGGCCTGGGGCCCTGCTGATCTTCCTTCATCCCTTTAACTATTTCACTGAAAGGTAGAATGTGCCCTGAAACTTCAGAAAATGCCTCTTCATACCCAGAGAGCAAGAATTCCAAGTATCAGTGCCTGTGTGGTTGCAGTGCTGTGCTGCATTGGCACAGAATTGTAGGCAGTCTTAGGGCCCCTGTGCCCCACCCGAGACGGGCTAGAGATGGAGTAGGGACTGTGTGTCCACTCCAGAATTTCAAACTACCCCCCAACCTAAAATGACTTCTTTCTGCCACATTCCCTCCCTCCACATCTACAGCTGTGGCTCAGAAGACAACCGAGCTCAGCGCAACTGCCTTCTTTCTGTCATCCCTAGCCTTCTCAAATAGTCCCTTCACTCCTACCCTAAGCTTTTAGGCCCCCAGCCTCTTTGTCTCCTGCTCCTCCAGGGATTGAAGGTCATtcccccagtctgaggggagaggCAGCAGATGGTTCCTGAGAGAAAAGGGAGGGCCCAACCTCCTATATCCCCGGCAATGTGTAGCACAGAGTGTGGGTCTTTAGCTGACACTAAAAGAATGTATCTTAACTAAGCAGGGTTGGGGGAGCAGGACCCCCCTCCCCCCGTAGGCCACTGGAGACCCCCTGACTCTTTGAGCTGCTAGACAACTCCTCAGCCCCCAGCCAAGCAGAAGCACTAGAGCGCTGACACTGTGAAGGCAAAGAAACAGTTAAATCTCTAGAGCCTCGTCATGGACCAGCCCCCCTTCCCCGCCCTGGCGCCGCCCTCACCATCaagcgcccccacccccaccccaccccactcccaccccagtgCCGCAGACTCTTCTCTGAAGCTGCCGGCTGAGGCCGGAGCAGCAGCCTCCATGAGGGTCTCCCCACCACATCCCCGGGTAAGAACCCAAGCAGGCCAAAGGACTTGGCATGGGGGATGCTGTGATGGGGAGGTGGGATGCGGGTAACGGGAAAGGGAGTTGATAACCTAATATGCTGTGTCTGGAACTAGCCTGGCGGGGGTTGGCAGGGTGGGGAGCCGAGAAGATGAACTGACTGTGGGGCCAGCCTGGACCCAGAACCAGGCGGAGGCCAGTGGGGCCGCACAGTGACAGGCCACCGCGcgggctgggctgagctgggagcAGCCCCAGGGGCAGCCGCAGAGGGTGGTGTCACCGGCTCTGCCCAGCGGCCTGGGGCTCTGACGGAGTTAGAGACGGGCTGTGTCTTTGGTAGGGACAGAAGAATTAGAGGGAAAGGCGGATGTTGTGGGAATGCACCGAATGGGAGAGTCTCTCTGTGTGTCAGCTGCTGGATTGCTCAGCTGCTCCGATGCAGGGGGGTGAATGGGACCGCGAGTTTTTGCCAAGTAAGGGAAGGTGGGGGACACTTtggaaaagaagggaggaaagggtCGTTAAGACGTGGCACGCGCCTCTTCACAGACCAGCCGGTGTGCGGTGTGCTCCCCACACCCATTCCCGGCAACCGGCAACCGTCGAGCTTGAAACTTGGACTCGAAGCCCCCTCTTTCTGGCTGCCTCCGGGGATGGAGAGGCCGCCTCGGAGATGGGGAGCGCTCGCTCCCCAGCAGCTGCCCCGCATTCCCAGTGCTGTCAACCCCGCCGGCTCCCAGTcacggccccacccccacccccgcttctCTTCCCAAGATGGGGGCTCCGAACAGAGGAGTCCGTTTCTTCTCCCTCTCGGCGTCccccctttccctccccaccccccatgcaGAGGCAGCCAAGAAAATGACTTGTcatgctggggtgggggcgggggcggagccGGCGCCGGGCTCAGCGCGCACGCTCACACACTGCGGCACACTGCAGCTGCCTGGCCCCCTCCCGCCCGCCTCACTGCGGAGACACCTGCCCTCCCGGCTCCGCACCCgcagccacccccgcccccccactaACCCCATCCCTGGCCTGGGGATGTGCCCCTGCCTCAGAGAAGTCCTCTCCAAAGAAAGCCGGAAAACAAGTCCGTGGCCTTCAGTGGGAATGCAGGGGAGCCGAAGAGAGGCAGAGGGCTTCCTCCCGGGCCCCGAAAAGGAGGGGCGCAGGATACAAACCATGTAGTAGTGGCCAGTCACAGCCAGAGCGCCCAGGGGTGAGCCATAGGGTCTTACTCCAAGACCGGAATTGGTGGTTACAAACCAGTCTAGGGGGCCGGGGTAGGGGGCAATGGCAGACTGTGGGGGAACAGAGGTAGTGGAGAGAAAGCAAGTTGGACTGTGTCacagatttttccttttctgacccCCTAGCTCAAGTGTGTTGACCTTGGGCGTTTGTGCCAGGGGTGAGGGAGGTGGTGGAACTGCCCTTCTAAATCTGAACTACTTAGAGCCCGCCTTGGGCTGGCTGCTCCCTGAATCCTTGAAGTCCCTCATCCCTCACCTGCCCAAGCCCTGCCCCTTCGTGACTCCGAGGTGGTTCTCACCCTCTGAACTGACCTCCAAGCGTCCCTCAATTCCCAAGTTAATAGCAGAGAACGCTTGAACTCCGCATGGGCCCCGCCCACCCTGCGTGGGCCTTGGTCTTCGGACACCATCGGTAGTTCATTTCCCTGCAGCTGCCAGATCTGCCCAATGCTGGCACCATCGCTCTTCCGTTTAACAAAGGCCCTGGCCCCGGGGTCCTCTTGTCTGAGCcccagaaagaggagagagtgcTGGGTCACAGAAGAGGGTCTGGGGGACAGGTTATGAGTCCTCCCACCAGTATCCTCCAGACAGCCCACTTCCACACCAACCACCTATTCAGTCGGTGAGGGCGGGAGGAGCCTGGGCTGGCGGCACCCTTCTTCGGGATCTCCTTTCTAACCTGGCACTTTCTTTGCTGCATTGCTTGGTGTTTCATGTGAGTCTGGAGAAGGGACGTAGAGAGGGGATTTGAGGGTGTATTCtgtccctcaccccacccccagagcctAGGGAACACTCTGAACCTCTCCTATCTTAACTGTTTCTTGTTTGTGCATCCCAGACTCCCTTCCCTATGACAGAAGGCCCATAGGAGAGGCGCAGGAGTGAGAGGAGAAACTGTTGTTTTCTCGGAGAGGTCGGGTTGTGGGGAGTGAACCAGGAGCCTGGGAACGTGGAGCTAAGGTGGAGACAGGGAGTGAAACCTTTAGTGCTGGGAACAGGATGACTGTGTTTGTGAGCGCAGGCTTGGCCTCCCGAGGAACCAGAAAACAGATTAAGAGGTCCTATTTCTCCTCTGCCTTGTAACTCCCTAGGGTTTAGATAGCTCAGACTGCTCTGAGTCCTTTGGAATGGGACGTTGGGCCTGGGATGGGAGTTTGAAAGGAGGATGAGTCCGTACCCACTGCAGTCTCCTTATTTCCAGACACTCTGGCAAGAAAGCCCTGGGCAGAGGCAAGCTAGTGAGCAGGGAGCTGAGTGAGGATCAACGTCGCAGAAGCCCCTCCTCCAGCTGAGCCCCCCATCCCCAGGCAGCACCAGGAGCTTAGTGCTCCAGAGCGACAGAGAGGGACAAAAGGTTCTTGTCAGCAGGGCAGCCTGAGGCGGGAGTTCCAGGCAGAGGGGGTGTTAGATGAGGGGAGGGAGCAGACAGCCAGTGCGGGAGGAGGAAACCCTGGAAGGGAAGGGCTGCAGCCGGAGCTAGTCCCCAGACCTTACTCAGCAGGTTCCAAAGTGGCAGGATCAAGGAGAGCCAGGCTACTCTTTCTCCCAGCCCCGTTTTCTGATAGTGCAGTTTTTCCTCTCCTGCCCTACACAATGCCTCTCCACTTTAGTCTCTACCCACTTCCCTCAATACAAATTCCTGCATCTCTCCCTCAGGCCAGAGGACCCTCTGCCACCAGAGTGAGATCCTAGAGACTGTCATCCTCGTAAACCCCAGTGCCGACAGCATCAGCTCTGAGGTAAGGCCAGGGCCTGAGCCGCACTGGCCTCGAGGGCCTGCTGAAAGCGCCATAACCCACCCCAGCCAGTGCCAAGAATTCCCAGGCTTGGCTTTGAACCAAGCTCTCTCTGCCATCTAAGCTGCCTCACAATCCCAGCCCCACCTGGAGGTGCTGTGGGGCTCCCAGTGGGGAGCATGTCCTTGCTGTACTGAGGGGGACCTGGAACCTTCAGTGCCCTTTCCTGGGCTTCCTCCATTGTGACCAATCCTCTCCTTCTGCTGCAGGTTCACCACCTCCTCAGCAGCCCATCAGCTCACAAACTGCTGATCTTGAGTGGGCAGAGTTTAGAGCCTGGGGGAGACCTCATCCTACAGAGTGGCACCTACTCCTATCAAAACTTTGCCCAGGTCCTTCAGAACCCAGAGGTGAGTCCTATGTCCCAGTGTCCAGGAGGAACAGAACACGGGGTGTGACTAGAGCTGTGGGGAGGGATCCAAGGAAGGGCAAATCCTATGGCCCTTGACCCCCCGGGGATGCTGGCAGAATGGTAGATCACCTCAGAGAGAGATGGAGACTAGCAGGTTGAATCTGAGTTGGGCTGAGACAACCCCAGTGACCTGATCAGGCTTTTTGTCTCCCATTCATCCAGATTGCCCAACTGCTCAGCAACAGAGACCCTGGGATCCAGGCTTTCCTCACCGTGTCCTGCTTAGGGGAGGGCgactggagccacctgggactATCCAGTTCCCAAGAGACCTTGCACCTCCGGCTAAACCCTGAGCCCACGCTGCCCACCATGGACGGCGTGGCTGAATTCTCCGAGTACGTCTCTGAGACCGTGGATGTGCCATCCCCCTTCGACCTGCTGGAGCCCCCCACCTCAGGGGGCTTCCTCAAGCTCTCCAAGCCTTGCTGCTACATCTTCCCCGGCGGCCGCGGGGACTCGGCCCTCTTTGCCGTTAATGGTTTCAACATCCTGGTGGATGGTGGCTCTGATCGCAAGTCCTGCTTCTGGAAGCTAGTGCGGCATCTGGACCGCATCGACTCGGTGCTGCTCACCCACATCGGGGCCGACAACCTGCCAGGCATCAACGGGCTTCTGCAGCGCAAAGTGGCAGAACTGGAAGAGGAGCAGTCCCAGGGCTCCAGCAGCTACAGCGACTGGGTGAAGAACCTCATCTCCCCTGAGCTAGGGGTTGTCTTCTTCAACGTGCCCGATAAGCTGCGGCTGCCTGATGCCTCGCGGAAGGCCAAGCGCAGCATTGAGGAGGCCTGCCTCACTCTGCAGCACTTAAACCGCCTGGGCATCCAGGCCGAGCCCCTGTACCGCGTGGTCAGCAACACCATAGAGCCTCTCACCCTCTTCCACAAGATGGGTGTGGGCCGCCTGGACATGTACGTCCTCAACCCTGtcaaggacagcaaggagatgcagTTCCTCATGCAAAAGTGGGCGGGGAACAGTAAAGCCAAGACGGGAATCGTGCTGGCTAATGGGAAGGAGGCTGAGATCTCGGTGCCCTACCTGACCTCTATCACCGCTCTGGTGGTCTGGTTGCCAGCCAACCCCACTGAGAAGATCGTGCGCGTCCTTTTCCCAGGGAATGCCCCCCAGAACAAGATCTTGGAGGGCCTGGAAAAGCTTCGACACCTGGACTTCCTGCGCTACCCCGTGGCCACACAGAAGGACCTGGCCACTGGGGCTGTGCCTGCCAGCCTCAAACCCAGCAAAATCAAACAGCGAGCTGACAGCAAAGAGAGCCTCAAGGCCACAACCAAGACACCCGTGGGCAAGCTGGCCAAACGGGAGGAGGTGGCCGAAGAGGGAGCCAAGGAAGCTCGCTCAGAACTGGCCAAAGAGTTAGCCAAGACCGAAAAGAAGGCAAAAGAGTCGTCTGAGAAGCCCCCAGAGAAGCCCGCCAAGCCCGAGAGGGTGAAGACAGAGTCAAGCGAGGCACTGAAGGCAGAGAAGCGAAAGCTGATCAAAGACAAAGTGGGGAAGAAGCACCTGAAAGAAAAGATATCAAagctggaagagaaaaaagacaaagagaaaaaggagatcaagaaggagaggaaggagctcaagaaggatgaaggaaggaaggaggaaaagaaggatgccaagaaggaggagaagaagaaagacacCAAACCTGAGGTCAAAAAGATTTCCAAGCCAGACCTGAAGCCCTTTACCCCTGAGGTGCGGAAGACCCTCTACAAAGCCAAGGCCCCCGGCAGAGTCAAGATGGACAAGAGCCGGGCTACCCGTGGGGAGAAGGAGCTGTCCTCTGAGCCCCGGACACCCCCGGCCCAGAAGGGGGCCGCACCCCTCCCAGCAAGGGAGCTGGCCTTATCTTCACCAGAAGACCTTACACAGGACTTTGAGGAGTTGAAACGTGAGGAGAGGGAGTTGCTGACTGAACAAAGGGATGAGAAACCGCTCCCCCTGGACACTGCCGAGGAGGGACTCCCAAGCACAGCGGCCCAGGTGGCACCACCCTCTGTCCCCGGGCTGGAAGCAGAAGTACCTGTGGTGAAGGAGAAAGAGGTTGTCCCAGACGTCCCTGAGGAACGAGGCATCAAGGACAGAGGCCCAGACTCTGGGGCggaaacagaggaagagaaagacactTGGGAGGAAAAGAAGCCAAAGGAAGCCGAGGGGCTCCCTGACAGAACAGAAGCCCGAGAGGAAAGTGAACCTGAGGTAAAGGAAGATGTGATAGAGAAGGCCGAGTTAGAGGAAATGGAGGAGCTGCCCCCTTCcgatgaggaggaagaagaggagacaaAGGCAGAGGGTTTTTACCAAAAGCACTTGCAAGAAGCCTTGAAGGTGACGCCAGGGGGGAAGGAGGCTCTCGGCGGCCGGGAACTGGGACTCCAAGGCAAGGCCCCAGAGAAGGAGACCTCGTCATTCCTAAGCAGCCTGGCCACCCCAGCAGGAGCCACTGAGCACGTGTCTTACATCCAGGACGAGACGATCCCTGGCTACTCTGAGACCGAGCAGACCATCTCAGATGAAGAGATCCACGACGAGCCCGAGGAGCGCGCGGCCCCACCTAGGTTTCCGACAGGAACCTATGACCTCCCTGGGCCTGAAGGTCCCGGCCCGTTTGAGGCCAGCCAGCCTGCTGACAGCGCTGTTCCCGCCACCGCCAGCAAGGCCTACGGACCACCAGAGACAGAACTCACCTACCCCCCCAACATGGTGGCCGCCCCTCTGGCGGAAGAGGAGCACGTGTCTTCGGCCACCTCGATCACTGAGTGTGACAAGCTCTCTTCTTTTGCCACGTCCGTGGCCGAGGACCAGTCCGTAGCTTCACTCACggccccacagacagaggagacgggCAAGAGCTCCCTGCTGCTTGACACGGTCACAAGCATCCCCTCATCCCGCACTGAAGCCACTCAGGGCCTGGACTACGTGCCATCGGCCGGCACCATCTCACCCACCTCCTCGTTGGAAGAAGACAAAGGCTTCAAGTCACCACCCTATGAGGACTTCTCTGTGACCGGGGagtcagagaagagaggagagatggTAGGGAGAGGCTTGTCTGGAGAGAGGGCCCtggagggggaagaggaggaggagaccgCCAACGTACAGATGTCGGAGAAACTGCATGGTCAGTATGGACCCCAGATGTTTGCCGCCCCTGGGCATGCCCTCCACCCAGGGGAACCAGCCCTTGGAGAGGCAGAGGAGCGCTGCCTCAGCCCAGATGACAGCACAGTGAAGATGGCCTCTCCGCCACCGTCTGGCCCACCCAGTGCCACCCACACACCCTTTCATCAGTCCCCAGTGGAGGAAAAGTCTGAGCCCCAAGACTTTCAGGAAGCAGACTCCTGGGGAGATACTAAGAGTATCCCAGGTGTGGGCAAGGAAGTTGCTGCAGAGGAGACCGCCAAGCCAGGGCCTGACAAGggtgcactggaggaggaagggaaggcgtCTCCTCCCAGGAGCCCCCAGGCCCAGGAGGTATCCATCAGCATAGCTGGGGGACAGGCCAGCCGTACCATCCAGCTGCTGCCAGAACAGGACAAAGCCATTGTCCTCGAGACTGTGGAGGCGGAAGAGCCCGCAGGCCCGGTTCCGGAAACAGAAGCCCTACCCGGAGACTTGAGAACCTCACTCCAAGAACTTGGGGAACCTCAGAAAGAGGAGGTGCTCCAGATTCCTGACCGACGCCTCTCCCCTGAAGAGGCAGAGTCCCTCTCTGTCCTCAGCGTGGTCTCCCCAGATGCTGCCAAAAAGCAAGACGCCACCCCGAGGTCTCCCTGTGGCCTGATGGAGCAGCGCCTCCACACAGACCTGTGGCCGCAGGGATCTCCAGAAGACATCCGGTCACTGTCTCTCTCAGAGGAGAGTCCCAGCAAGGAGACCTCGCTGGACATCTCTTCCAAGCAGCTGTCTCCAGAAAGCCTTGGCACCCTCCAGTTTGGGGAACTAAGCCTTGGTAAGGAAGAAAAAGGGCCTCTGATACAGGCTGAGGACACCGCTCTCCACCTAGCCCCTGTGTCTATTCCAGAAGCTCGGGCAGCCACAGCATCGCCTCCCACAGATGGGACCAGTGGATACTCCGCACGGGCAGACATCACAGATGAGAGCCCTGATGGAAAATTACCCGCCAGTTCCTTCTCTCCCACTGCACTGCTAGGAGAGGGGAGGCACTCACCCGGAGTGATCACAAGCCTGGGTGAACACATTCTTACACCTGATAGCTCCCTCACCAAGAGCCCTGAGTCCTTACCAAGCCCTGCCGTGGAAGATATTGTCATGGAGTGGGAAGGCAAAGTTCCAAAGTTGAAGGACAGACCcccagagcagaaggagaagggacccGAGCCCACGGATGAAGTCCTTCAGCAGCAGGGCAAAACCCTGGAACAGAGGGACACTGTCATGGAGCAGAGGGACACAGCCATCTGTCGGAAAGATGAGGTTCTGGAAGAGAAGGACAAGGCTGGGGAGCCGCAGGATCAGGCTGTGGAACAAAAAGGCAGAGACTCAGAACACAGGGAAACAGCCCCGGATCAGAAGGACCAGGCCCCAGAAAGAAAAGACGAAGACTTAGAACCTAAAGACAGAAGCTTAGAACACAGGGACACAGCCCCGGATCAGAAGGACCAGGCCCCGGAAGGAAAAGACGAAGACTTAGAACCTAAAGACAGAGGCTTAGAACACAGGGACACAGCCCCGGAACAGAAGGACCAGGCCCCGGAAGGAAAAGACGAAGACTTAGAACCTCAAGACAGAGGCTTAGAACACAGGGACACAGCCCCGGAACAGAAGGACCAGGCCCCGGAAGGAAAAGACAAAGACTTAGAACCTAAAGACAGAGGCTTAGAACACAGGGACACAGCCCTGGAACAGAAGGACCAGGCCTCGGAAGGAAAAGACGAAGACTTAGAACCTAAAGACAGAGGCTTAGAACACAGGGACACAGCCCTGGAACAGAAGGACCAGGCCTCGGAAGGAAAAGACGAAGACTTAGAACCTAAAGACAGAGGCTTAGAAGCAAAAGACAAGGCCCTAGAACAGGAGGACAAGGTCCCAGAAGGGAAAGATAAAATCTTAGCACAAAAAATCAGAGACTTGGAACATAAAGACACTGTTCCAAAAGACACGGTCCCTGAACTGAAGGGCAAGGCCTTAGAACAGAAAGATGAAGCCTCTGAACAGGACAAGGCCCCAGAAGAGAAGGACAAGGCCCAGAAGGACCAGGCCCCAGAACAGAAGGACCAGGCCTTAGCACAAAAATACTGGGCCCTCGAACAGAAGGCTGAAGCACTTGAACAAACCATTAAGGCCACTgaacaaaaagataaatttctggaagagaaagacaaaactcAGGAGCAGGAGAGCCCTGTGCAGGAGGATAAAACCATGGCACCAAAGGAAAAGATCCTAGAGGAAAAATCTCCAGAAAAAGTCAAGGCTGTGGAACAGAAAGAAGAAGCTGTGCTGGAGAAGAGCAAAGCTCTGGGGCTGGAAGAGAGC
It includes:
- the MAP1A gene encoding microtubule-associated protein 1A isoform X3 — protein: MDGVAEFSEYVSETVDVPSPFDLLEPPTSGGFLKLSKPCCYIFPGGRGDSALFAVNGFNILVDGGSDRKSCFWKLVRHLDRIDSVLLTHIGADNLPGINGLLQRKVAELEEEQSQGSSSYSDWVKNLISPELGVVFFNVPDKLRLPDASRKAKRSIEEACLTLQHLNRLGIQAEPLYRVVSNTIEPLTLFHKMGVGRLDMYVLNPVKDSKEMQFLMQKWAGNSKAKTGIVLANGKEAEISVPYLTSITALVVWLPANPTEKIVRVLFPGNAPQNKILEGLEKLRHLDFLRYPVATQKDLATGAVPASLKPSKIKQRADSKESLKATTKTPVGKLAKREEVAEEGAKEARSELAKELAKTEKKAKESSEKPPEKPAKPERVKTESSEALKAEKRKLIKDKVGKKHLKEKISKLEEKKDKEKKEIKKERKELKKDEGRKEEKKDAKKEEKKKDTKPEVKKISKPDLKPFTPEVRKTLYKAKAPGRVKMDKSRATRGEKELSSEPRTPPAQKGAAPLPARELALSSPEDLTQDFEELKREERELLTEQRDEKPLPLDTAEEGLPSTAAQVAPPSVPGLEAEVPVVKEKEVVPDVPEERGIKDRGPDSGAETEEEKDTWEEKKPKEAEGLPDRTEAREESEPEVKEDVIEKAELEEMEELPPSDEEEEEETKAEGFYQKHLQEALKVTPGGKEALGGRELGLQGKAPEKETSSFLSSLATPAGATEHVSYIQDETIPGYSETEQTISDEEIHDEPEERAAPPRFPTGTYDLPGPEGPGPFEASQPADSAVPATASKAYGPPETELTYPPNMVAAPLAEEEHVSSATSITECDKLSSFATSVAEDQSVASLTAPQTEETGKSSLLLDTVTSIPSSRTEATQGLDYVPSAGTISPTSSLEEDKGFKSPPYEDFSVTGESEKRGEMVGRGLSGERALEGEEEEETANVQMSEKLHGQYGPQMFAAPGHALHPGEPALGEAEERCLSPDDSTVKMASPPPSGPPSATHTPFHQSPVEEKSEPQDFQEADSWGDTKSIPGVGKEVAAEETAKPGPDKGALEEEGKASPPRSPQAQEVSISIAGGQASRTIQLLPEQDKAIVLETVEAEEPAGPVPETEALPGDLRTSLQELGEPQKEEVLQIPDRRLSPEEAESLSVLSVVSPDAAKKQDATPRSPCGLMEQRLHTDLWPQGSPEDIRSLSLSEESPSKETSLDISSKQLSPESLGTLQFGELSLGKEEKGPLIQAEDTALHLAPVSIPEARAATASPPTDGTSGYSARADITDESPDGKLPASSFSPTALLGEGRHSPGVITSLGEHILTPDSSLTKSPESLPSPAVEDIVMEWEGKVPKLKDRPPEQKEKGPEPTDEVLQQQGKTLEQRDTVMEQRDTAICRKDEVLEEKDKAGEPQDQAVEQKGRDSEHRETAPDQKDQAPERKDEDLEPKDRSLEHRDTAPDQKDQAPEGKDEDLEPKDRGLEHRDTAPEQKDQAPEGKDEDLEPQDRGLEHRDTAPEQKDQAPEGKDKDLEPKDRGLEHRDTALEQKDQASEGKDEDLEPKDRGLEHRDTALEQKDQASEGKDEDLEPKDRGLEAKDKALEQEDKVPEGKDKILAQKIRDLEHKDTVPKDTVPELKGKALEQKDEASEQDKAPEEKDKAQKDQAPEQKDQALAQKYWALEQKAEALEQTIKATEQKDKFLEEKDKTQEQESPVQEDKTMAPKEKILEEKSPEKVKAVEQKEEAVLEKSKALGLEESPVQEDKAWEKYQKEQDVVQEWRETSPSSREPAGEQKEPARTWEDTSPEQEDMYWRGREDVVLEQDTYWQELSCERKVWFPHELGGPGARPRYTEERESTFLDEGPDDEQEVPPLEHTPQSPWASDFKGFQEPAPQKGLEVERWLAESPVGLPPEEEDKLTRSPFEIISPPASPPEMARQRVLPAPGQESPIPDPKLLPPMRDEPTTRSWLADIPPWVPKDRPLPPAPLSPAPAPPTPAPEPHTPAPFSWGTAEDEGVVAAVQEGAAELEGGPYSPLGKDYRKAEEEREGEVGVPDHSPRSSQVPKAGESHASEEPEQTEPEQREPTPYPDERSFQYADIYEQMMLTGLGPACPTRKPPLGAAGDWPPHISTKEEAAGRDTPAEKELSSPVSPHRLQFDTPAFSYAALAGPTVPPRQEPEPGLGMDPSLIPPAVPPRAPIPQSQGPSPPLNGHILSCSPDRRTPSPKEPGRGPWDDSPSDSELEKGAREQPEKEAQSPSPPYPTPAGPSALWPESETRTSPSSDSHLGPARPSLDFPASAFGFSSLQPAPPQLPSPAEPRSAPCGSLAFSGDRALALAPGPPARARHDEYLEVTKAPSLDSSLPQLPSPGSPGTPLLSSLPRPASPVLSEGSSSEATTPVMSSVAERFPPGLGAAEPGSIELVPGMEAAAHGLWDLAPLSPAPPASLDLAPAPAPSLPGDMDDGTLPCRLECSGVAAKKPSPSQGSSGAGATNGPTETSPKPPGPAPADAEACPAWERGAWPEGAERSPRPDTLLSSEQPPCPGAAPGDQPRSSSPETEAGPQGCAAEPRPHRGELSPSFLNPPLPRSTDDSDPSTEEARLVGRGGRRRAGAPGATGGPCPVADETPPTSASDSGSSQSDSDVPPETEECPSITAEAALDSDEDGDFLPVDKAGGVSGTHHPRPGYDPPPLPQPDPRPAPPRPDVCMADPEGLSSESGRVERLREKEKAQGRVGRRAPGRAKPASPARRLDLRGKRSPTPGKGTADRASRVPPRPRSTPSQVTPAEEKDGHSPMSKGLVNGLKAGPTALGSKGSSGAPVYVDLAYIPNHCSGKTADLDFFRRVRASYYVVSGNDPANGEPSRAVLDALLEGKAQWGENLQVTLIPTHDTEVTREWYQQTHEQQQQLNVLVLASSSTVVMQDESFPACKIEF